ACCCTTGGTCGGGGGACGCCGAGGCCCATAGTGGCCCCACACCACACGCGGAGCGTCCCATGAGCACCAAGCGCGAGACCCGTCGCGAGCCCGCCGCCTACACCAGCGCCGTCCCGCGCGAGGTGCTGCTCGCCGAGGCGATCAGCTGCATCCTGAACGGCCGTCCGTACCCCGCGGGGCTGCGCGCGCCGTCGTTCCAGCCGCCGCGCCCGATGTCCGTCACGGAGGGGATCCGCTGGATCCTCGGGAACCCGCGCGCGGTCAGAACCCCGTCGTGAGCGACACGCGCACGGTGCGCGTCGCGCCGGGCATGATGTTGTTGTTCCCGTTCGAGACGCCGTAGTAGCGCGCGTCGAGCACGTTCTCGACGTTGAGCTGCGCGCGCACGTTCCGCGCGAGCCCCACGTACACCGCGCCGTCGACACGCGTGAACCCCGGCAGCGTCACCGCGTCGTCGATCGCCGCGTACACGTCGCTCTGCCGCACGATGCCGACGCCGGCGCCGAGCGCGGGGAGGATCTGGTAGCGGTTCCACAGCGACAGCGTGCGACGCGGCACGAGCGGCACGGTCTGCCCGGCCTTCGCGGCGCTCGTCGTGCTCACGATGCGCGCCCGCTGCGCCGCGAGACCGCCGGCGATCTGCCAGGCGCGCGTCACGTTGCCGGTGACGCCGAGCTCCATGCCGGTCGTGCGCTGGGCGCCGGTCTGCACCACCTTCGCCGGGTCCGACGGATCGGGCGCCGAGGTGTTCGTGCGGTCGAGGCGATACGCCGCCGCCGTGAGCGCGAGATCCGCGCGCGCGTCCCACTTCGCGCCGATCTCGCGGTTCGTGAACCGCTCCGGCTCCAGCGTCTGCGACGTCACCGTGAGCGCGGTGAACTGGTCGCCGGAGCTCGGCAGGAACGACACGCCGTAGCTCCCGTAGAGCGAGAGCGGTGTCGCGGGCTTCAGCACGAGTCCCGCGCGCGGCGACACCAGGCGGTCGGTGCGCGAGAGGCGCTGCCCCGTGCGATCGTTGTGGTACGCGATCGCGAAGCGGTCGTAGCGCACGCCGACGACAGCCTGCACGTGCTCGCCGAGCGCGAGCTGGTCCTGCAGGTACGCGGCGGCGACGGTGGCGCGCGCGAGGTTGTCGGCGTCGGTCGCGCTCGGCCGGAACGTCACCGGCGTCTCGACCGTCGGCTGCGCGAACGGCACGCTGAGCGACGTCGCGATGCCATCGAAGTACCCGGTCTGCCGCACCTGGTCGGTGCGCTGCCGGCCGACCTCCGCGCCGACGAGCAGCGTGTGGCGCGCGGCGCCGGTGCCTAACGGCAGCACGACGTCCGTCTGATTGAACAGGTTGCGGCGGCGGAGCGCGTGGTTGTACGCCGAGAGCGACACCTGCGTGCCCGCGGCGTTCACCGCACCCGGGTAGGTGTTCTGGTAGAACTTGTCGTAGTCGGCGAGACGCGTGCGGTTCGTGACACGCAGGCCGCGCGCGGCCACGTGCTCGATCGTCGTGCTGCCCTGGTGCACGTGCGCGAACGCGCGGTTCACCGCCGGGTTGCCGAAGAACGTGCGCACGTCGGCCGGCGACGGGCGCCCCTGGAACGACGGGATGCCGCGGTCCACGGTGCGGTCGTCGTCGAAGTACTCGTAGCTCGCGCGCAGCGTGGTGCTCGGCGAGAGCGCGAGCGCGGCGGTCGGGTTCACGCCGTAGCGCCGGAAGCCGGGCACATCGCGGAACACGCCCGACTTCTCGTACACGCCGTCGAGCCGCACCGCGGCGCGGCCGAGCGCGGCTCCGACGTCGAGCGCGCCGCGCTTGTGGTCGAACGAGCCGCCCTCGACGGTGATGGTGCGCGTCGGCGCCCACTCCGCCTGCTTCATCACGCGGTTGATGACGCCCCCACCGCCGCCGCGGCCGAAGATCATCGCGTTCGACCCCTTCAGCGCCTCCACCCGCTCGACGTTGTACAGGTCGCGGTAGTACTGCGCGTCGTCGCGGACGCCGTCGACGAAGAAGTCGGCGGTGGACGAGTTGCCGCGGATGGTGGGCTGGTCGCGGTGCCCCTCGCCGCCGCTCATCGACACGCCGGGCACGTAGCGGACGACGTCGGCCATTCCCTGCATGGCCTGGTCGGCGATGAGCTGCCGGGTGACCACGGAGACCGCCTGCGGGGTGTCGCGGAGCGGGGTGTCGGTCTTCGTCGCCGTGGCGGTGCGTGCGGGGGCATAGGCGCCGGTCCGGGCGCGGCCCGCGGTCACGCGCATGGCGGCGAGCGCCTGGGCGGTGGAGTCGGGTCGCCGACGCGGCGCGCTGTCGGGCGTCGTCTGGGCGGCCAGGGGAGCGCCGAGCGCGAGGCTGCCGAGGAGGAGCAGCGCGTGGCGGGGACGGGTCGTGGGCATCGGGTCGTGGAGGTCGGGACGACTCGTTGAGAATGCTTCTCATGTAGCATCGTCGCCTGCATCCTACGGCCGGCCCGCGCGGCGGGGCATTCGGCAGTTCTACCGAACCGGCGCCCCTTCCACGTGCCCGGAATCCGGAGTGATATTCTCCCGATGCGCTCGGGTACGCCGGACGACACCACCATCCTCCTCGTGGCGGAGCACGCCCTCGTGCGTGCCGGCCTGCGGGCCGTGATCGGAGCGACCCCCGGGTTGGCGGTCGTGGCCGAGGCGGCGGACGTCGAGGAGAGCGTGCCCGTGGCCGGGCGGTGCCGGCCGGACGTCGTGCTGCTCGCCGCCGCGCCGTCGGGCGCCGCCGAGGCCGCGGGGCTCGACGCGCTGCGCCGCGCCGCCCCCGCCGCGTGCCTCCTGCGCCTGGGCGACGCCCCCGCCGACGGCGGCGCCGCCCTCCCCTGCGTCCCCCGCGACGCCGGCGTGGAGGAGCTCTGCGCCACGATCGGGACGCTGCTCGGCGGGCGGTGCGCCGCGTGCGCGCTCCGCGCCCAGTGCCCGGCGCCGCGCGTCGCCGGGGCGCTCAGCCGCCGCGAGCGGCAGGTCGCGGTGCGCGTGGCCGCGGGTCTCACCACGAAGCAGATCGCCGCGGCGCTCGGCGTCGGCGTGCGCACCGTGAACACGTACCGCGAGAGCCTCGCCCGGAAGCTCGGCGCGTCGTCCGCCGCGGTGGTGACGCGCTACGTGCTGGAGCACGGGATCGACACCGACGGCGTGGCGGCGATCCGTTAGTCAGCGCGCGGGCGTCGGCGCGGCGAGCAGCACGCGCGACGACTGCAGCGAGCCGTCGGCCCGCCGCGTCGCGAGCACGACGACGTTCGCGCCGGCGCGCAGCGGCGCGGTGGTCGGCGCGAGCGCGGTCACCGTCACGTTGGGCGGAACCGTGATCGTCTGCGACCCGCCGTTGTATTCGACGGAGAGCGTGCCGCCCGACTGCGCGCGCACGGCGCCGTTGGTCATGCGCGACGCGCCCGCGGCCACCGTGCCGTTGGTCATCGTGCGTCCGCCCGTGCCCGACGCCGCGCCCATCGGACGACTGCCCTCGCCGAGCCCGCGCAGCGCCTCGGGGAAGATGTGGATCTCCGTCGCGCGCTGACTGCCGTCGGGCTGCGCGACCGACGTCACGCCGACGAACGACCGCTCCGTCACGCGCGACAGGTCCGCCTTCTCGCGCGCGAACACCGTGACCGGCGACGCGAGCGCGACGCGCACCTGACCGCCGTCGGCCGCGCGGATCGTGAGCACGGTGTCGGTCACGCTGGCGACCGTACCGCGCACGAGCGTGTCGCTCGTCGCCGGGGCCGCGGCCGCTGGCGCTGGGGCCGGCGTCGCGGGCGCGGCGGACGTCGCGGCGGTGTCGGCCGCGGACGATGCGTCGCGCTTGGAGCACGCGGCGATCGTGACGAGCGAGGCGAGCGTGGCGACCGCCGCGCCGTAGACGCGATGAGACGAGTGCATCGATCCTCCGTCGTTGGAGACTGACTACCGAACCGGAGCCATGGGGCGCATTCTAGCGACCGCTCGCCTCACCGCTCACCGGAGGTCGTCGATGCTACGCCGAGAGTTCGTCGGGCGCTCGCTCGCGCTGTGCGGTGCCGCCGCGCTGCGCGAGCCGACCCCGGCCGGCGCCGCGCCCGCGCCGTGGTACCGACGCGTGCTCCGGTGGGGCCAGACGAACGTGCGCGAGATCGACGTCGCGAGCTACGACGTCGCGTGGTGGCGCCAGCACTGGAAGCGCACCGCGACGCAGGGCGTCATCGTGAACGCGGGTGGCATCGTCGCGTACTACCCGAGCCGCTTCCCGCTCCACTACCGCGCCGCGGGACTCGGCGACCGCGACCTGTTCGGCGAGCTGGCGCGCGCCGCGCACGACGATGGGCTCGCAGTGCTCGCGCGCATGGACTCCAACCGCGCGCACGAGGACTTCTATCGCGCGCATCCCGACTGGTTCGCCGTCGACGCGGACGGGAAGCCGTACCGCGACACGGATCTCTACGTCGCGTGCGTCAACAGCCCGTATTACGACGAGTACATCCCGTCGGTGCTGCGCGAGATCGTCGAGCGGTCGCACCCCGAGGGGTTCGCCGACAACAACTGGAACGGGCTGCGCCGCGACAGCATCTGCCACTGCGCGAACTGCGAGCGGAAGTTCGGGACCCTGCCGCGCGCGCGGGACTGGAACGACCCGACGTACCGCCGGTGGATCGCGTGGAGCTACGCGCGCCGCCTCGAGATCTGGGACCTGTTCAACCACACGACGCGCGACGTGGGCGGACCGGACTGCCTGTGGATCGGCATGAACAGCGGGTCCATCTCCGGGCAGTCGAGCGCGTTCCGCGACTTCAAGGCGATCTGCGAGCGCTCCGAGCTCGTGCTGCTGGACCACCAGTTCCGCACGAACGCGAGCGGCTTCCAGAGCAACGGCGACGCCGGAAAGCTGGTGCACGGGCTGCTCGGCTGGGACAGGGTCGTTCCCGAGAGCATGGCGATGTACCAGGCCGGCCCGAGCCAGTTCCGCCTCGCGGCCAAGCCGCCTAACGAGGCCCGGATGTGGATGCTCGACGGCATCGCCGGCGGCATCCAGCCGTGGTGGCACCACGTCGGCGCCGCGCACGAGGACCGGCGCATGTTCCGCACGGCGGAGCCGGTGACGCGCTGGCACGCCGCGCACGAGCGGTATCTCGTCGGCCGCACGCCCGTCGCCACGGTCGGCATCGTGTGGTCGCAGACGAACGGCGACTTCTACGGGCGCGACGCGGTGGACGACCTCGTGGAGCTGCCGCGCCGCGGGTGGACGAACGCGCTCGTGCGCGCACGCATCCCGTACCTGCCGGTGCACGCGGACCACCTCGCGCGCGACGGCCACCGCTTCTCGGCCCTCATCCTCCCCGACGTCGGCGCGATGACGACGGCGCAGGTGGACGCGGTGCGCGGCTTCGTCGCCGCCGGCGGCGCGGTGATCGCGACGGGCGAGAGCAGCCGCTTCGACGAGTGGGGCGACGCGCGCCCCGACTACGCGCTCGCCGATCTGTTCGGCGCGCACGCGGCGGCGGAGAGCATCGTACGTCGCCAGGCGGGGCGCACCGAGCACACGTACCTGCGCCTGCTCCCCGCGTCGCGCGCGTGGGGATACGGCCCGGGTGCGCCGCGCACGCCGTCCACCGGCGCACGCCACGCCGCGCTCGCGGGCTTCGACGAGACGGACATCCTCGCGTTCGGCGGCGTGCTGCAGCCGCTCCGCGTCGAGCCCTCGGCACGGGTGCTCGCGACGTGGATTCCCCCGTCGCCGACGTTCCCGCCGGAGGAGGCGTGGATGCGCGAGCCGCGCACCGACGTGCCGGCGCTGCTCGTGAACGGCCGCGTCGCCTTCCTCCCCGCGGACCTCGACCGGCGGTACGCCCGCGACAACCTGCCCGACCACGGCGACCTGCTCGCGAACCTCGTGCGGTGGGCGGCGGCCGACACGATCCCGCTGCACGTCGACGGCGCCGGCTTCGTCGACTGCCACCTGTACCGGCAGCCGGGACGCCTCGTGCTGCACGTCGTGAACCTCACGAGCGCGGGCACGTGGCGCGCGCCGGTGGACGAGCTGATTCGCGTGGGGCCGCTGCGCGTGCGCGTGCGGGCCGGCGACGTGCGCGCGAGCCGCGTACGGCTGCTCGTCGCGAACGTCGACGTGGCCGCTGTGAGCCGTGACGGCTGGGTCGAGTTCGAGCTGCCATCGGTGCTGGATCACGAGGTCGCGGTCGTCGGTCGGACCGACTGACGCGCGCTCCGCACGGCTCCACGTACGTGTTTCGTGTAGGACTGAAGGAGGACTGAAGGAGGACTGAAGAAGGACCAACCACAACTTCTTTGTTGTTGTCCTGCTTCAGTCCTCCTTCAGTCCTCCTTCAGTCCCCCGAAGACGAGTACGTGGAGTCCTGAACGGCGCACCGGGAGAGCACACCATGAGGAGACCCATCGCAGCAGCGTTGGCGCTCGCGACGTGGCTCGCGACGCCGCTCGCGGCGCAGCCCACGAAGGCCGGCAGCCCCGAGGCGCACCTGCCGCCGAACATCACGCAGCTCACCGCGTTCGGCGAGCGCGCCGTCTGGTCGCCCGACGGGCGGCGCATCGCGTTCATGGGCAAGAGCTTCGGCGACGCGTTCGAGATCGACCTGCGCACGCGGCTCGTGCGCATGCTCACCGCGCACTTCCGCCACGCGGGCTTCCTGCGCGTGCACTACCTGCCTAACGGCGATCTGCTGCTCATCGGCGCGCGCGACTTCAAGGACATCCGCACGACGCGCGACCGCGACGAGGAGCTGTGGGTGATGAAGCCCGACGCGCAGTCGCCGCCCGTGGCGCTCGGCCAGAAGCTCTCAGAGGGCGTGGCCGTGTCGCGCTCGCGCCTGCGCATCGCCTGGTCGAACACGCACGGCCAGTACCCCGACTCGGTGGCGGAGGGCGAGTCGGTGATGTACGTCGCCGACGTCGTGTACGAGAACGGCGCGCCGCGGCTCGCGAACCGCACCGAGGTGCTTCGCGCGCGGCGGCCCGCGTGCACGCTCGAGGCGCAGGACTTCCGCCGCGACGACCGGGAGCTCGTCTACACGTGCTACCGCGACGGCGGAAAGGCCGACGTGTTCGGCATCGACCTCGCCACGCATGCCGTCACCACGTACCGCAAGGTGGACGGCGAGTACAACGAGGGCGAGGGCGTCTCCCCCGACGGCGCGTGGGAGCTCGTGGAGTCCAGCCGCGACCAGGGCGGACCGGAACGGCAGAACGCGAGCTACATCGACCTGTGGAAGATGCGGCTCGTGCCTAACAGCACGGAGTTCGTGCGCATGACGCGGTGGGGCGACTACGAGGGCTACAAGGCATCCAACCCCTCGGTCAGCCCCGACGGAAAGTTCTTCGCGTTCCAGTCGGCGCGCAGCAGGGACCCCGCGGGCGTGGGCTACGGGATCTTCCTGTACCGACTGAAGTAGCCGCGCGTCAGCGCTCCGACGACCGCGCCGGCCGACCCGAGAGGGAGCTCGGCGCGTCGAGGTGCGCACCGTCGTCGACGCCGACGCCGAGTCGGTTCACCAGCTCGCCGCCGAGCCATCCGGTGACGAGCGCGAGGCCGCCGCCGAGGAGCGAGAGCACGAACGCCGTCGACGGGGGATTCGCGGGATCGTCGCGCCGCAGCCACCAGCTCGCGAGGAAGAGCACCACGACGACGACGTTCCCGAGCCCGTGCCGCGCGCCGACCCCCTTCGCGCGGGTGCTGCCGGGGATCGCCGACCAGTCGACGAGGCCGAACACCGCAGCCACGAGGCCCGCGACGACGCCCGCGGCGATCATGTGAAAGACCGTGGTGCCGAGCGCCCAGCCGGCGGCGACGCGCAGCACGTCGAAGATGACCGCCATCCCGAGCAGGCCGAGTGGGAAGACGATCAGGATCTGGTGGATCGGGTGCCCGAGCAGCTTCGCCTTGCTCTCCATCGCCACCCTCCGCGGCGCAGAAGGAACGGGTCGTGCAACCGGAGCGGAATACCGCAGATTCTCATTGACTATCTGTCTGCAAGAAGGGGTCCGGGTGCCGCTCAACCTCAGCCGCTCGCACGTCGCCGCGCACCAGCGCCACGCCTGGCACGGCACGTCGCTGCTCGTCACGAACGCACGCGGGGAGTGCGGCGACGACGACGCGCTGACCGGCTACTACTACCGCGAGGCGCGCCACCTGCGCGCGCTCCGTCTCACGGTCAACGGGGTGGCGCCATGGCTGTGCGCCGACGCGTCGGCCGCGCACGACGAGCTCGCGATGGTGCTCGCCTACCCCGAGCTCACGCACTTCGGCGGCGGCGGCACCGACGTCTCCGACGACACGACCTGGCGCGATCCGCACGGCGTCCCGCAGCGCGCGATCGACGTGCGGCTGCACCACCGCGTCGGCCCGGCATCGCTCGTCGCCAGCGCCACGCTCACGAACCGCGCGCAGGAGCCGGTGACGCTGGAGGTCGCGTGGGAGGTCGCGGCGGACTTCGCCGACATCCAGGAGGCGTTCTCCGGCGAGCGACAGCAGGACGCGGCGGTGCGCGATGCGACGGAAGACGCGGCGACGCTCCGCTTCGACTACACGCACCCGCAGCTGCCGATCGGCACGCGCATCCGCGCGGAGGGGGCGGCGGAGTGGCGCATCACGCCGGGGCGCCTAACGACGCGCGTCGATCTCGCGCCGCGCGCGAGCGCGACGCTGGCGCTGCGCGTCGTGCCACTCGGCGCCGGCGTGCCGGACGACGCGGGCGAGGCGGCGCGGCGCGGGCGGCTCGAGGCGTGGCGCGCATCGCTCGCCCGCGTGGAGGTGCCGGCCGG
This DNA window, taken from Gemmatirosa kalamazoonensis, encodes the following:
- a CDS encoding PD40 domain-containing protein encodes the protein MRRPIAAALALATWLATPLAAQPTKAGSPEAHLPPNITQLTAFGERAVWSPDGRRIAFMGKSFGDAFEIDLRTRLVRMLTAHFRHAGFLRVHYLPNGDLLLIGARDFKDIRTTRDRDEELWVMKPDAQSPPVALGQKLSEGVAVSRSRLRIAWSNTHGQYPDSVAEGESVMYVADVVYENGAPRLANRTEVLRARRPACTLEAQDFRRDDRELVYTCYRDGGKADVFGIDLATHAVTTYRKVDGEYNEGEGVSPDGAWELVESSRDQGGPERQNASYIDLWKMRLVPNSTEFVRMTRWGDYEGYKASNPSVSPDGKFFAFQSARSRDPAGVGYGIFLYRLK
- a CDS encoding TonB-dependent receptor, producing MPTTRPRHALLLLGSLALGAPLAAQTTPDSAPRRRPDSTAQALAAMRVTAGRARTGAYAPARTATATKTDTPLRDTPQAVSVVTRQLIADQAMQGMADVVRYVPGVSMSGGEGHRDQPTIRGNSSTADFFVDGVRDDAQYYRDLYNVERVEALKGSNAMIFGRGGGGGVINRVMKQAEWAPTRTITVEGGSFDHKRGALDVGAALGRAAVRLDGVYEKSGVFRDVPGFRRYGVNPTAALALSPSTTLRASYEYFDDDRTVDRGIPSFQGRPSPADVRTFFGNPAVNRAFAHVHQGSTTIEHVAARGLRVTNRTRLADYDKFYQNTYPGAVNAAGTQVSLSAYNHALRRRNLFNQTDVVLPLGTGAARHTLLVGAEVGRQRTDQVRQTGYFDGIATSLSVPFAQPTVETPVTFRPSATDADNLARATVAAAYLQDQLALGEHVQAVVGVRYDRFAIAYHNDRTGQRLSRTDRLVSPRAGLVLKPATPLSLYGSYGVSFLPSSGDQFTALTVTSQTLEPERFTNREIGAKWDARADLALTAAAYRLDRTNTSAPDPSDPAKVVQTGAQRTTGMELGVTGNVTRAWQIAGGLAAQRARIVSTTSAAKAGQTVPLVPRRTLSLWNRYQILPALGAGVGIVRQSDVYAAIDDAVTLPGFTRVDGAVYVGLARNVRAQLNVENVLDARYYGVSNGNNNIMPGATRTVRVSLTTGF
- a CDS encoding alpha-amylase family protein, which translates into the protein MLRREFVGRSLALCGAAALREPTPAGAAPAPWYRRVLRWGQTNVREIDVASYDVAWWRQHWKRTATQGVIVNAGGIVAYYPSRFPLHYRAAGLGDRDLFGELARAAHDDGLAVLARMDSNRAHEDFYRAHPDWFAVDADGKPYRDTDLYVACVNSPYYDEYIPSVLREIVERSHPEGFADNNWNGLRRDSICHCANCERKFGTLPRARDWNDPTYRRWIAWSYARRLEIWDLFNHTTRDVGGPDCLWIGMNSGSISGQSSAFRDFKAICERSELVLLDHQFRTNASGFQSNGDAGKLVHGLLGWDRVVPESMAMYQAGPSQFRLAAKPPNEARMWMLDGIAGGIQPWWHHVGAAHEDRRMFRTAEPVTRWHAAHERYLVGRTPVATVGIVWSQTNGDFYGRDAVDDLVELPRRGWTNALVRARIPYLPVHADHLARDGHRFSALILPDVGAMTTAQVDAVRGFVAAGGAVIATGESSRFDEWGDARPDYALADLFGAHAAAESIVRRQAGRTEHTYLRLLPASRAWGYGPGAPRTPSTGARHAALAGFDETDILAFGGVLQPLRVEPSARVLATWIPPSPTFPPEEAWMREPRTDVPALLVNGRVAFLPADLDRRYARDNLPDHGDLLANLVRWAAADTIPLHVDGAGFVDCHLYRQPGRLVLHVVNLTSAGTWRAPVDELIRVGPLRVRVRAGDVRASRVRLLVANVDVAAVSRDGWVEFELPSVLDHEVAVVGRTD
- a CDS encoding response regulator transcription factor, whose protein sequence is MRSGTPDDTTILLVAEHALVRAGLRAVIGATPGLAVVAEAADVEESVPVAGRCRPDVVLLAAAPSGAAEAAGLDALRRAAPAACLLRLGDAPADGGAALPCVPRDAGVEELCATIGTLLGGRCAACALRAQCPAPRVAGALSRRERQVAVRVAAGLTTKQIAAALGVGVRTVNTYRESLARKLGASSAAVVTRYVLEHGIDTDGVAAIR
- a CDS encoding DUF2231 domain-containing protein, coding for MESKAKLLGHPIHQILIVFPLGLLGMAVIFDVLRVAAGWALGTTVFHMIAAGVVAGLVAAVFGLVDWSAIPGSTRAKGVGARHGLGNVVVVVLFLASWWLRRDDPANPPSTAFVLSLLGGGLALVTGWLGGELVNRLGVGVDDGAHLDAPSSLSGRPARSSER